One window of Quercus robur chromosome 5, dhQueRobu3.1, whole genome shotgun sequence genomic DNA carries:
- the LOC126728517 gene encoding uncharacterized protein LOC126728517, translating into MDQAVIEGLQHLQLTKEEEEDISISTTSKSKLLEECALSLFGRLPVDQNQNLRALKSTLRFAWKLGSDLRIMDVGKNIFKFKFNSKYQMEWVERNGPWNFDNNLLLMCKWKKGLSVINISFTHSPFWVQVWGLPFENMSEEVGRDLGNKLGKYIETDKRSWLSEQAKFMRVRVDLPIDRPLRRATTSLNQKVRSFGLLSSTKGIISHKHLLHPLSILGSSLGSSLWEYV; encoded by the coding sequence ATGGATCAAGCAGTCATTGAAGGTTTACAACATCTCCAACTcactaaagaagaagaagaagacatctcCATCTCAACCACTAGTAAATCAAAACTTTTAGAGGAATGCGCATTAAGTCTCTTTGGCAGACTCCCAGTAGATCAAAATCAGAATTTGAGAGCGTTGAAAAGCACTCTCAGATTTGCTTGGAAGTTGGGTTCCGATTTGAGGATTATGGATGTTGGAAAgaatattttcaaattcaaatttaactCCAAATACCAGATGGAATGGGTTGAAAGGAATGGACCGTGGAATTTCGACAACAATCTCTTGCTAATGTGCAAATGGAAAAAGGGATTATCAGTCATAAACATCTCCTTCACCCACTCTCCATTTTGGGTTCAAGTTTGGGGCCTTCCCTTTGAGAATATGTCTGAAGAAGTTGGAAGGGATCTAGGCAACAAATTGGGTAAGTACATAGAAACAGATAAACGGTCTTGGCTGTCGGAGCAAGCTAAATTCATGAGGGTACGTGTGGACTTACCCATTGACAGACCACTGCGAAGGGCGACAACATCGTTAAACCAGAAGGTGAGAAGTTTTGGGTTACTTTCAAGTACGAAAGGGATTATCAGTCATAAACATCTCCTTCACCCACTCTCCATTTTGGGTTCAAGTTTGGGGTCTTCCCTTTGGGAATATGTCTGA